The Opitutales bacterium ASA1 genome window below encodes:
- a CDS encoding NAD(P)H-quinone oxidoreductase, giving the protein MESVHPKDIPSFMKAVEIASPGGPEVLRATSRPVPVPARGEVLIKVAAAGVNRPDVLQRMGKYPPPPGASELPGLEVSGTICGLGPDVRPEGFAMGAEVCALLAGGGYAEFVAVPVEQVLPVPDGMSMEAAAGLPETAFTVWANVFDRGRLREGESFLVHGGTSGIGTTAIQLARARGARVFATAGSEAKCRACVALGAERAIDYRKEDFAEVLKEQLQGRGVDVILDMVGGSYLSRNVASLAVEGRLIFIAFIGGVKTEINLAPVMMKRLTITGSTLRARSPAEKGAIAEALRREVWPLYASGAVRVVVHRVFPLEQAAEAHAALEAGDHVGKIVLQVG; this is encoded by the coding sequence ATGGAGTCTGTGCATCCGAAGGATATCCCCTCGTTCATGAAGGCCGTGGAGATCGCGTCGCCCGGAGGTCCCGAGGTCTTGCGGGCCACGAGCCGTCCGGTTCCGGTCCCGGCACGAGGCGAAGTGTTGATCAAGGTCGCTGCGGCGGGGGTCAACCGTCCGGACGTGCTCCAGCGGATGGGCAAGTATCCACCTCCACCGGGAGCCTCCGAACTTCCGGGGTTGGAGGTGTCGGGGACGATTTGCGGGCTGGGTCCGGACGTGCGACCGGAGGGCTTTGCGATGGGTGCGGAAGTGTGTGCGTTGCTTGCAGGGGGGGGCTACGCGGAGTTCGTGGCGGTGCCGGTAGAGCAGGTCTTGCCGGTGCCGGACGGGATGTCGATGGAGGCGGCAGCAGGTCTACCCGAAACGGCATTCACGGTTTGGGCCAACGTGTTCGATCGCGGGCGGTTGCGGGAAGGAGAGTCGTTTCTCGTGCACGGCGGTACGAGCGGGATCGGCACGACGGCGATCCAACTCGCGCGGGCTCGCGGCGCACGGGTCTTCGCAACCGCGGGATCGGAGGCGAAGTGTCGCGCCTGCGTGGCGCTCGGGGCGGAGCGTGCGATCGATTACCGCAAGGAGGATTTCGCGGAAGTATTGAAGGAACAACTACAGGGTCGCGGGGTGGACGTGATCCTCGACATGGTGGGCGGGAGTTATCTCTCGCGCAACGTGGCGTCGCTCGCGGTCGAGGGACGGTTGATCTTCATCGCGTTCATCGGAGGTGTGAAAACGGAGATCAATCTCGCGCCCGTGATGATGAAGCGCCTGACGATCACGGGTTCGACCTTGCGTGCGCGATCACCCGCGGAGAAAGGGGCGATCGCAGAGGCGCTCCGGCGCGAGGTGTGGCCCCTTTATGCGTCGGGCGCGGTACGTGTGGTGGTGCACCGGGTGTTTCCGTTGGAGCAGGCCGCGGAAGCGCACGCGGCACTGGAGGCGGGAGACCATGTCGGGAAGATCGTGTTGCAGGTGGGTTGA
- a CDS encoding response regulator: MTRLNRMILLIEDNLSDVELTRRAFARNHIANEIVVVNDGQAALDFLFGEGAHAGRDTSIQPSLTLLDLKLPKVDGIEVLRRIRADPRTRRLPVVILTSSREHEDLSLGYDSGANSYIRKPVDFQAFVEAVHQLGLYWLVLNEQPPH; this comes from the coding sequence GTGACCCGACTCAACCGCATGATCCTCCTGATCGAAGACAACCTCAGCGACGTCGAGCTGACTCGCCGCGCATTCGCCCGCAACCACATCGCCAACGAGATCGTCGTCGTCAACGACGGGCAAGCTGCGCTCGACTTCCTGTTCGGCGAAGGTGCCCATGCCGGCCGCGACACGAGCATCCAACCCTCGCTCACTCTGCTCGACTTGAAGCTGCCCAAGGTCGACGGCATAGAAGTGCTCCGCCGCATCAGGGCGGACCCACGCACGCGCCGTCTTCCCGTCGTGATCTTGACCTCCTCGCGCGAGCACGAGGACCTGAGCCTAGGCTACGATTCGGGAGCCAACAGCTACATCCGCAAGCCGGTGGACTTCCAGGCGTTCGTCGAGGCCGTGCACCAACTCGGTCTCTACTGGCTCGTGCTCAACGAACAACCTCCGCACTGA